The Bombus terrestris chromosome 4, iyBomTerr1.2, whole genome shotgun sequence genome has a window encoding:
- the LOC100647948 gene encoding dystonin isoform X4, with product MSTQAYYKERLGFDPADTVAEHHREQRSQHGYEESLSKFKGQNENGFSWMMEGRENWRVEGATEHRSGSTQAFWGCWAMFIEAHDERDAIQKKTFTKWVNKHLKKHWKYVKTYTCLHVCVLVNNQPCCSPTASRHVGDLFEDLRDGHNLISLLEVLSGEHLPRERGRMRFHMLQNVQMALDFLRYKKIKLVNIRAEDIVDGNPKLTLGLIWTIILHFQSWRRKISDIVVGQESNVTAREALLRWARRSTARYPGVRVTDFTGSWRDGLAFSALIHRNRPDLVDWKGARASQPRERLDRVFYVAEREYGVTRLLDPEDVDTPEPDEKSLITYISSLYDVFPEPPTIHPLYDAEDQRRSEEYRELASSLHMWIREKMCLMQERVFPPTLIEMKNLAAGSTKFKNEEVPPRYRDKQRLSYIFRDLQKYFEAVGEVDIEPHLRIEVIEENWNRLMMLHQEREQAIIDEIKRLERLQRLAEKVHREMKATDNRLEELERRVEDEARRLDRLHPLEAKHAVDLLEQDIRNTEVQIQNIFPDVHTLTEGRYSQAAELRKRVQKLHQRWVALRSLLHKRLVQPLSAVSFPVEERVVTKHRTTVHETRLVDTNPHFRALHDCIDWCKAKIKQLQDADYGSDLPSVQNELEVHQREHKNIEQFHPKVERCVQAKSHFHAEELTLYSQHLTVLQKLHTELLAASNKRLSDLDTLHDFIQSATNELVWLSSKEETEVTRDWSDKNLNVQSIEQYYERTFGSGIESLMSDLEKREIQFSAVQDRGEALVLQHHPAAKTIEAYMSAMQSQWTWLLQLTLCLEVHLKHAAQSQQFFRDVQQAEQWISKRDESLNTIYSQSEFSLDEGERLLKGMQELREELNSYGDHVQKLVDQAKDVVPMKQRRQPVARPMQVTCVCSYKQVNMSIEKGEQCTLYDNSGRIKWRVKNQEGVESPVPGVCFALQPPDKDALDAAERLRRQYDRSVGLWQRKQLRLRQNMIFATIKVVKGWDLPQFLAMGQDQRTAIRKALNEDADKLLSEGDPADPQLRRLKRETAEVNKLFDELEKRARAEEESKNAGRIFNEQISAIQEALDEAERVLNTRIAAPLPRDIDSLEHLVLQHKDFEQTLKRQTSDLDKVQQTFRGITLKTPAMRNKLDAVTTKWTNIWNSSNLYIERLKCVEIVLSSLEENTTSVSELEVKLASFDELPPDLKGLQNVLEDLMVLQNAISQQQTAMDKLNEDTQNARHVVEKSRPSHRGSHSDMDRLDDEVNKLNSRWTNLCAQLVERVRSAEAAYGLAQQLEHAYRNEVDFIDESYEKLEVENAKNLLNKVVERAPAIEAVNVTGSRLIREGKIYGQRLRAFTEQLEDICPSLDASVKKPRREFVSTVDDVARDLDTLNKRYTTLVDLLQERVTQLAAQQTEETSQQFQEALEGLQKWLTDTEEMVSNQKSPSSDYNVVKAQLQEQKFLKKMLMDQQNSMSSSYNMGQEVAAEAEPKEQKKIEKQLKDLMARFDNLTESAAKRMEALEQAMGVAKQFQDKLIPLQTWLDKTEKRVRDMELVPTDEEKIQQRVTEHDGLHEDILSKKPEFSELTEVASQLMSLVGEDEAAALADKLQDAADRYAALVERSESLGNLLQRSRQGLRHLVLSYQELQAWMEGMEIRLSKYRVLAVHTEKLLQQMEDLADLTEEVSTRQTEVDSTTDTGLELMKHISSDEALQLKDKLDSLQRRFNDLVSRGSDLLKHAQESLPLVQQFHDNHNRLMDWMQAAESALQSAEPREDEIIRLEMEISEYRPVLDKINAVGPQLSQLSPGEGAATIEALVIRDNRRFAAIAEQIQRKAERLQLSKQRSLEVIGDIDDLLEWFHEVDNQLREAEPPSSEPEIIRVQLKEHKALNDDISSQKGRVRDVISTAKKVIRENGQYEDKSTIRENMEDLRETMEIVSGLSMDRLGALEQALPLAEHLRDTHIDLVSWLEEAEQQVAMLPMPALRPDLIAAQQDKNEFLVQSINEHKPLVEKLNKTGEALLKLCNEEEGIKIQDILEADTTRYAALRAELRGRQQTLEQALQESSQFSDKLEGMLRALSSTADQVNGAEPISAHPGRLRDQMEENSALVDELAQRSEAYAAVRRAADDVISKAGNRADPAVKDIKRKLDKLNKLWSDVQKSTTDRGQTLDEALAIAEKFWSELNGVMSTLRELQDALAGQAPPAAQPAAIQQQQVALQEIRHEIDQTKPDVEQVRASGHELMGLCGEPDKPDVRKHIEDLDQAWDNVTALYARREENLIDAMEKAMEFHETLQNLLEFLQEAEDKFSSMGLLGSDIDEVKKQIKQLANFKAEVDPHMVKVEALNRSLIRQAAELTERTSSEQAAAIKEPLGAVNRRWDGLLRGLVERQRLLENALLRLGQFQHALDELLVWIEKTDDTLDNLKAVAGDPQVIEVELAKLKVLVNDIQAHQTSVDTLNDAGRQLIEDGKGTAEASTTAEKLGTLNRRWRDLLQRAADRQRELEDALREAQTFTAEIQDLLSWLGDVDNTIVASKPVGGLPETASEQLERFMEVYNELEQNRLKVESVLQQGQAYLKRADSTSAGGLNHNLRTLKQRWDNVTARASDKKIKLEIALKEATEFHDALQSFVDWLTNAEKILTNLKPVSRVMETILGQIEEHKAFQKDVGVHRETMLNLDKKGTHLKYFSQKQDVILIKNLLISVQHRWERVVSKSAERTRALDHGYKEAREFHDAWSNIMNWLDETEKTLDEVAGDGALGGNDPEKIKARLNKHRELQKALSAKQGTYDATMKNGKSLKDKAPKSDEFALKELLNELKNKWTTVCGKCVDRQRKLEEALLFSGQFKDAIQALLEWLSKSEKQLADTGPLYGDLDTVMNLVEQHKTFEKDLESRVSQMESVIKTGRELLAKATPDDASAIGSQLAEINNLWDTVTKLSSDKTERLQEALREAERLHKAVHVLLEWLSDAEMKLRFAGQLPEDEQESRNQLMEHEKFLRELSTKEIEKDQTLELAHVILAKAHPDGALVIKHWITIIQSRWEEVSTWAQQRNQRLENHMRGLQDLDNLLEELLSWLEGLENTLNALEAEPLPDDKATLEMLIVDHREFMENTSRRQNEVDRVCKARQIKSAKDTMKITKAKSPAPTRASPGRERTPDLLPHIGPRFPPKGSKGAEPEFRSPRVKLLWDRWRHVWMLAWERQRRLQDKYNYIQELDRVANFSWEDWRKRFLKFMNHKKSRLTDLFRKMDKNNDGLIPREDFIQGIMNTKFETSRLEMGAVADLFDRHGEGLIDWKEFIAALRPDWEERRTYNDTDKIHDEVKRLVMLCTCRQKFRVFQVGEGKYRFGDSQKLRLVRILRSTVMVRVGGGWVALDEFLLKNDPCRVFLMPIPDPNKPEQHEGWCPLAKGRTNIELREQFILADGVSQTMTAFRSKPSPTSTLQRTPISSANAGPITKVRERSARSVPMGQSRASRSSLSAGTPDSLSDNESSFKLGSARKTSTPYRSSMTPGGSRPSSRPTSRPTSRPTSRPGSRPASRQGSKPPSRYGSTQSLDSTDDSTNVSRIPRRTAVSTTGNTPTSSRHNSVSGKRLSVNGSSSRPRTPTGLVSPASGVPARFGTIHRASSIPTLTGVGTPISRSRIPVYVGTDIKSPQSTTSNISTHSTQSNYSTVSTDSTGTRTPSSGSSTPLPPSLKLSRKPSGASDTSVSTTPATKRKGKPTPIDQRAPFRL from the exons CATGTGGATCCGCGAAAAAATGTGCCTGATGCAGGAACGTGTCTTCCCGCCGACCttgatagaaatgaaaaatttggcaGCCGGCAGTACGAAATTCAAGAATGAGGAAGTACCGCCCAGATACAGAGACAAACAACGACTTTCTTACATCTTCAGGGATTTGCAAAAGTACTTCGAAGCGGTCGGTGAGGTGGACATCGAACCTCACTTACGTATCGAGGTTATTGAAGAAAATTGGAATAGATTGATGATGCTGCATCAGGAAAGAGAACAGGCGATAATCGACGAAATTAAACG ACTCGAACGACTGCAACGATTAGCAGAGAAAGTGCACAGAGAGATGAAGGCGACCGACAATCGATTGGAGGAACTCGAGAGACGAGTGGAGGACGAAGCCAGGCGTCTCGATCGACTTCATCCTCTGGAAGCGAAACATGCGGTGGATCTTTTGGAACAGGATATTCGTAACACCGAGGTCCAGAtccaaaatatttttccagacgTGCATACACTTACCGAGGGGCGATACAGTCAGGCGGCCGAACTTCGCAAAAG AGTTCAGAAGCTACATCAACGGTGGGTCGCCCTGCGATCTCTTCTTCATAAACGTTTGGTACAGCCGCTGTCGGCCGTATCTTTCCCGGTAGAAGAACGCGTCGTTACGAAACACCGTACTACCGTCCATGAAACCCGATTGGTCGACACCAATCCACATTTCCGTGCGTTACACGACTGCATCGACTGGTGTAAGGCGAAGATCAAACAGCTCCAGGATGCAGACTATGGCTCCGATTTACCTAGCGTGCAGAACGAACTGGAGGTTCACCAAAGAGAACACAAGAATATCGAGCAGTTTCATCCTAAAGTGGAGAGATGTGTGCAGGCTAAGAGCCACTTTCACGCCGAGGAATTGACATTGTACAGCCAACATCTGACTGTTCTTCAAAAACTTCACACTGAATTATTGGCGGCCTCGAATAAGAGACTTTCCGATTTGGACACTCTACATGACTTTATACAATCGGCGACTAATGAACTGGTTTGGCTGAGTTCTAAGGAGGAGACGGAGGTGACACGCGATTGGAGTGACAAGAATTTGAACGTGCAAAGTATCGAGCAGTATTACGAG CGTACGTTTGGATCTGGTATAGAG TCCCTTATGAGCGACCTAGAGAAGCGGGAGATTCAATTCTCCGCGGTGCAAGATCGAGGCGAAGCTCTGGTCCTTCAACATCATCCCGCCGCGAAAACAATCGAAGCTTACATGTCCGCCATGCAGAGTCAATGGACCTGGCTTCTTCAATTAACTCTTTGTCTAGAAGTTCATCTGAAACACGCAGCACAGAGTCAACAATTTTTCCGGGATGTTCAACAGGCTGAACAGTGGATCTCGAAGAGAGATGAGTCGCTCAACACCATTTATTCCCAATCAGAATTCTCCTTGGACGAGGGTGAACGTTTATTGAAGGGTATGCAAGAGCTGCGCGAAGAATTGAATAGTTACGGCGATCATGTGCAGAAACTGGTTGATCAAGCGAAGGACGTGGTTCCTATGAAGCAACGTCGACAGCCTGTGGCACGGCCTATGCAAGTTACGTGCGTCTGCAGTTACAAACAAGTCAAT ATGTCGATTGAGAAGGGCGAACAGTGTACGTTATACGACAACTCTGGTAGGATAAAATGGCGCGTAAAGAATCAAGAAGGCGTCGAGTCCCCTGTTCCAGGCGTCTGCTTTGCTCTTCAGCCACCTGATAAGGATGCTCTCGATGCTGCGGAAAGATTGCGACGACAATATGATCGAAGTGTTGGATTATGGCAACGGAAACAGCTTCGATTACGACAAAACATGATTTTCGCGACCATCAAAGTGGTCAAAGGCTGGGATCTACCGCAGTTCTTGGCTATGGGTCAGGATCAGAGAACTGCTATCAGAAAAGCCTTGAACGAGGATGCTGATAAACTGCTGTCCGAGGGCGATCCTGCTGATCCACAATTGAGGCGACTGAAGCGAGAAACGGCCGAAGTGAACAAATTGTTCGATGAACTGGAGAAACGTGCCAGAGCGGAGGAAGAGTCAAAGAACGCGGGACGTATTTTCAATGAACAGATATCTGCCATTCAAGAAGCATTAGACGAAGCAGAGAGAGTTTTGAATACTCGCATAGCTGCGCCATTACCAAGAGACATTGACAGCTTAGAACATCTGGTTCTGCAACACAAAGATTTTGAGCAAACTCTCAAACGTCAAACATCAGATCTAGATAAAGTTCAGCAAACTTTCCGTGGTATTACTTTGAAGACTCCAGCCATGAGAAACAAGCTCGACGCTGTTACCACCAAATGGACAAATATTTGGAACTCGAGCAATCTGTACATCGAGCGGCTAAAGTGTGTTGAGATCGTGCTTTCTAGTCTCGAGGAGAACACAACCTCGGTATCCGAATTGGAAGTGAAATTGGCATCGTTCGACGAGCTGCCACCGGATCTGAAGGGATTACAGAATGTACTAGAAGATCTGATGGTGCTTCAAAATGCCATCTCTCAACAGCAAACTGCAATGGATAAACTGAACGAAGATACGCAGAACGCAAGACATGTTGTTGAAAAGTCGAGGCCAAGTCATCGTGGCTCTCATTCTGATATGGATCGCTTAGACGACGAAGTGAACAAACTAAACTCCAGATGGACCAATCTCTGTGCTCAGTTGGTCGAAAGAGTTCGCAGCGCGGAAGCAGCTTATGGCCTAGCTCAACAGTTAGAACATGCCTATCGTAACGAGGTTGACTTTATTGACGAATCGTACGAAAAACTCGAGGTGGAGAATGCGAAG AATCTATTGAACAAGGTGGTAGAACGAGCGCCGGCGATCGAAGCAGTAAATGTGACGGGCAGTCGATTGATTCGTGAAGGAAAG ATCTACGGACAAAGGCTTCGAGCGTTCACGGAACAGCTGGAAGATATCTGCCCGTCTTTGGATGCTTCGGTGAAAAAACCGCGACGAGAGTTCGTCTCAACGGTTGATGACGTCGCTCGTGATCTAGATACTCTGAACAAGAGGTACACCACGCTGGTGGATCTTCTTCAGGAACGGGTTACACAGCTGGCAGCGCAACAAACCGAGGAGACATCTCAACAG TTCCAGGAGGCTCTGGAGGGTCTCCAGAAATGGCTAACGGACACAGAGGAAATGGTATCCAACCAGAAATCACCATCATCGGATTACAACGTAGTTAAGGCGCAATTACAAGAGCAAAAATTCCTGAAGAAGATGCTAATGGATCAGCAAAACTCAATGTCCTCCTCGTACAACATGGGCCAAGAAGTGGCGGCTGAAGCGGAGCCTAAGGAACAGAAGAAGATCGAGAAACAACTAAAAGATTTGATGGCAAGATTTGATAATCTTACGGAAAGCGCTGCTAAGAGAATGGAAGCACTTGAACAAGCGATGGGAGTAGCGAAACAGTTCCAGGATAAACTGATACCGCTTCAAACTTGGCTGGACAAGACCGAAAAACGCGTGAGAGATATGGAGTTGGTTCCAACGGACGAGGAAAAAATCCAGCAACGCGTTACCGAACACGATGGTCTTCACGAGGATATTCTGTCAAAGAAACCTGAATTCAGTGAACTTACAGAGGTTGCTAGTCAACTAATGTCTCTGGTAGGCGAAGATGAAGCCGCTGCTTTGGCTGACAAACTTCAGGACGCGGCTGATAGATACGCTGCATTGGTCGAACGATCGGAATCTCTTGGTAACTTGCTTCAACGTTCGAGACAGGGTTTACGTCATCTGGTACTCAGCTATCAAGAACTTCAGGCTTGGATGGAGGGTATGGAAATCAGATTGTCGAAATACAGAGTGCTGGCTGTGCATACGGAGAAGCTTCTTCAACAAATGGAAGACCTAGCTGACTTGACCGAAGAGGTTTCGACTCGACAGACGGAAGTAGACAGTACCACCGATACTGGATTGGAATTAATGAAACACATCTCGAGCGACGAGGCGCTTCAATTGAAAGATAAACTCGATTCTTTGCAACGGCGATTTAATGATTTGGTTAGTCGAGGTTCCGACTTGCTGAAGCACGCGCAAGAGTCTCTTCCATTGGTGCAACAATTCCATGATAATCATAATCGTTTAATGGATTGGATGCAGGCTGCGGAATCGGCTCTGCAATCAGCCGAACCTCGCGAGGATGAAATTATTAGATTAGAAATGGAAATATCGGAATATAGACCAGTTCTAGACAAGATCAACGCCGTTGGACCGCAGTTGTCTCAGTTATCTCCGGGTGAAGGGGCGGCGACTATCGAAGCTCTAGTCATCAGAGACAACAGGAGATTCGCCGCCATTGCCGAGCAGATTCAACGAAAGGCTGAGAGGCTTCAGCTGAGTAAGCAACGTTCGCTGGAAGTGATCGGCGATATCGACGATTTACTAGAATGGTTCCATGAAGTGGATAATCAATTGAGGGAAGCAGAACCACCGAGCAGCGAACCGGAAATCATCAGGGTACAATTGAAGGAGCATAAAGCCTTGAACGACGACATATCCAGTCAGAAAGGACGTGTTAGGGATGTTATATCCACGGCAAAGAAGGTGATCCGTGAAAATGGTCAATACGAGGACAAATCTACGATCAGAGAAAATATGGAGGACTTACGAGAAACCATGGAAATCGTATCCGGTCTTTCAATGGATAGACTCGGTGCTCTGGAACAAGCTTTGCCATTGGCTGAACATTTACGCGACACTCACATTGATTTAGTCAGCTGGTTAGAGGAGGCTGAACAACAAGTCGCAATGCTTCCTATGCCTGCTTTAAGACCCGATCTAATAGCCGCCCAACAGGACAAGAACGAGTTCCTCGTGCAGAGTATCAACGAACACAAACCTTTGGTCGAGAAGCTGAACAAAACTGGTGAAGCATTGTTGAAGCTGTGCAATGAAGAAGAAGGTATCAAAATACAGGACATATTGGAAGCAGACACTACTCGATATGCAGCCCTCAGAGCAGAACTTCGTGGTCGACAGCAGACTCTCGAACAAGCACTTCAGGAATCTTCTCAGTTCTCCGACAAGCTGGAAGGAATGCTGCGTGCTCTCTCATCAACCGCCGATCAAGTAAATGGCGCCGAACCGATCAGCGCTCATCCTGGTCGGTTAAGAGATCAGATGGAAGAGAATTCCGCTCTGGTCGACGAATTGGCTCAAAGATCCGAGGCCTATGCGGCTGTGAGGAGGGCCGCCGATGACGTGATCAGCAAGGCAGGTAATAGAGCTGATCCAGCCGTAAAGGACATCAAACGGAAGCTGGACAAATTGAACAAACTATGGAGCGACGTGCAAAAGTCGACGACCGACAGAGGTCAAACGTTAGACGAAGCTTTGGCGATCGCCGAGAAATTCTGGTCCGAGTTGAATGGCGTGATGTCGACTCTGCGAGAGCTTCAGGATGCTCTTGCTGGTCAGGCGCCACCAGCAGCTCAACCTGCTGCCATCCAACAGCAACAGGTTGCCTTGCAGGAGATTAGGCACGAAATCGACCAAACGAAACCAGATGTCGAGCAAGTACGAGCTTCTGGTCACGAGTTGATGGGTCTTTGCGGTGAGCCAGACAAACCAGATGTTAGAAAGCATATTGAAGATTTGGATCAAGCATGGGATAACGTGACTGCCCTATATGCCAGAAGAGAGGAAAATCTGATCGATGCTATGGAGAAGGCCATGGAGTTCCACGAGACCTTGCAAAATCTTTTGGAGTTCCTACAAGAAGCCGAGGACAAGTTCTCCAGTATGGGACTGCTAGGAAGCGACATCGACGAAGTTAAAAAACAGATCAAACAATTGGCCAATTTCAAAGCCGAAGTAGATCCTCACATGGTCAAGGTCGAAGCTCTAAACAG GAGTCTGATAAG ACAAGCTGCCGAACTGACAGAGAGAACGTCCTCGGAACAAGCTGCGGCCATCAAAGAACCGCTTGGTGCCGTTAACAGACGGTGGGACGGACTGCTTCGAGGTCTCGTGGAGAGGCAAAGACTCTTGGAGAACGCGTTACTACGTCTAGGGCAATTCCAGCACGCTCTAGACGAGTTGTTGGTATGGATCGAGAAGACGGACGACACTTTGGATAACTTGAAGGCCGTGGCCGGCGATCCTCAAGTGATCGAAGTAGAATTAGCTAAACTGAAAGTACTTGTGAATGATATTCAAGCCCATCAGACCAGCGTGGATACTCTGAACGACGCTGGAAGACAGTTAATAGAGGATGGAAAGGGAACAGCCGAAGCTTCGACGACTGCTGAGAAATTAGGCACTTTGAATCGTCGTTGGCGCGATTTGTTGCAACGTGCTGCTGATCGTCAACGAGAACTGGAAGATGCGCTTAGAGAAGCGCAAACCTTTACGGCGGAGATACAGGACCTTTTGTCTTGGCTGGGTGATGTGGACAATACCATAGTAGCTTCGAAACCTGTTGGAGGATTGCCGGAAACGGCTTCAGAACAGTTAGAACGCTTTATGGAAGTGTACAACGAATTGGAACAAAATCGTTTGAAAGTCGAATCGGTTCTTCAACAAGGACAAGCATACTTGAAGCGTGCCGATTCTACTAGTGCCGGTGGTCTGAATCACAACTTGAGGACTTTGAAACAACGATGGGATAATGTGACTGCTCGCGCAAGTGATAAAAAGATCAAGCTTGAGATCGCTCTGAAAGAGGCTACAGAGTTCCACGATGCACTCCAATCGTTTGTCGATTGGTTAACCAACGCGGAGAAGATTCTCACGAATCTGAAACCTGTGTCGAGGGTAATGGAAACTATACTCGGACAGATAGAGGAACACAAAGCGTTTCAGAAAGACGTTGGAGTTCATCGTGAGACTATGCTGAACCTCGATAAGAAGGGCACGCATTTGAAATACTTTTCACAGAAACAGGACGTGATTCTAATCAAAAACTTGTTGATAAGTGTGCAACACAGATGGGAAAGAGTAGTTTCGAAGTCTGCAGAGAGAACCAGGGCTCTTGATCACGGATACAAAGAGGCCAGAGAATTCCACGATGCTTGGTCCAATATAATGAACTGGCTCGACGAAACGGAGAAGACTTTGGACGAGGTTGCCGGTGATGGCGCCCTTGGAGGAAATGATCCAGAGAAGATCAAAGCTAGATTGAATAAGCACCGTGAATTGCAGAAAGCTCTCAGCGCCAAACAGGGTACCTATGACGCAACTATGAAGAATGGAAAATCATTAAAAGACAAAGCGCCTAAAAGCGATGAATTTGCTCTAAAAGAACTTTTGAATGAGTTGAAGAACAAGTGGACCACTGTTTGTGGTAAGTGCGTGGATAGACAGAGGAAGCTCGAGGAAGCATTGTTGTTCTCGGGACAATTCAAGGACGCTATTCAAGCGTTGCTGGAATGGCTTAGTAAGTCTGAGAAGCAGCTGGCGGACACCGGTCCACTTTATGGCGACCTTGATACTGTAATGAATTTGGTTGAACAACATAAGACCTTCGAGAAGGATCTCGAATCCAGAGTCTCTCAGATGGAATCTGTAATCAAAACGGGTCGCGAGCTTCTTGCTAAGGCGACACCTGATGATGCATCTGCTATAGGATCACAGCTTGCTGAAATAAATAATCTTTGGGACACGGTAACCAAGTTGTCCTCTGACAAGACTGAACGACTCCAAGAAGCCCTCAGAGAGGCTGAACGCCTTCACAAGGCAGTTCACGTACTTCTGGAGTGGCTGAGTGATGCTGAGATGAAGCTGAGATTCGCTGGACAGTTGCCGGAAGACGAACAGGAGAGCAGGAATCAGTTGATGGAACACGAAAAGTTCTTGCGTGAATTAAGCaccaaagaaattgaaaaagatcaAACATTGGAGCTGGCTCACGTGATTCTTGCAAAGGCACACCCTGATGGAGCTTTGGTTATCAAACACTGGATCACGATCATTCAGTCCAGATGGGAGGAGGTTTCCACCTGGGCCCAACAAAGGAATCAAAGATTGGAGAATCATATGCGAGGACTTCAG GACCTCGACAATCTTCTGGAAGAACTACTGTCATGGTTAGAAGGTTTGGAGAACACTCTCAACGCTCTTGAAGCTGAGCCTTTACCAGACGATAAAGCTACTTTAGAAATGCTGATTGTGGATCACAGAGAATTTATGGAGAACACCAGTCGAAGACAGAACGAAGTTGACCGCGTCTGCAAAGCCAGACAGATCAAATCTGCGAAAGATACGATGAAGATAACGAAGGCTAAGTCACCTGCTCCAAC CCGAGCCAGCCCAGGCCGTGAGAGAACACCCGATTTGTTGCCGCACATCGGCCCACGGTTTCCACCCAAAGGAAG CAAAGGTGCCGAACCGGAGTTCCGTAGTCCCAGAGTAAAACTGCTGTGGGACAGGTGGAGACACGTTTGGATGTTGGCGTGGGAACGTCAACGTCGTTTACAGGATAAGTATAATTATATCCAAGAACTGGACCGTGTCGCAAACTTCAGCTGGGAGGATTGGCGCAAGAGA TTCCTGAAATTCATGAACCACAAAAAGTCCAGATTAACAGATCTCTTCAGGAAAATGGATAAGAATAACGACGGACTGATTCCACGCGAGGACTTCATTCAAGGAATCATGAACACCA AATTCGAGACTTCACGGTTAGAAATGGGAGCGGTCGCAGATTTGTTCGATCGCCACGGTGAAGGATTGATAGATTGGAAAGAATTCATCGCGGCTCTAAGACCAGACTGGGAGGAACgcagaacgtataacgacacTGACAAGATTCACGATGAAGTGAAACGATTGGTGATGCTTTGTACTTGTCGCCAGAAATTCCGTGTATTTCAAGTTGGCGAAGGAAAATATAGG TTTGGAGACAGTCAAAAGTTGCGGTTGGTTCGGATTCTACGATCGACCGTGATGGTACGAGTCGGTGGTGGATGGGTAGCATTGGacgaatttctattaaaaaatgatCCTTGCCGCG TTTTTCTAATGCCGATACCGGACCCTAACAAACCGGAACAACATGAGGGTTGGTGTCCGCTCG CCAAGGGAAGAACGAATATCGAGCTGCGAGAACAATTCATATTGGCGGATGGCGTCAGCCAGACAATGACGGCGTTCAGATCGAAACCGAGCCCAACCTCGACGCTGCAGCGTACGCCAATCTCATCCGCGAATGCCGGACCCATCACCAAG GTGAGAGAACGCAGCGCTCGCAGCGTTCCCATGGGACAATCACGAGCATCGCGCTCTTCGTTGAGCGCTGGAACGCCGGACAGCCTAAGCGACAACGAGAGCTCCTTCAAGCTTGGCTCCGCCAGAAAAACAAGTACACCCTACAGAAGCTCTATGACACCGG GCGGTAGTCGACCATCGAGTAGACCAACTTCGAGACCAACGTCCAGACCAACCAGTAGACCCGGAAGTAGGCCCGCATCCAGGCAAGGAAGCAAACCACCGAGTCGCTATGGTTCCACACAGTCGTTAGATAGTACTG ATGATTCGACAAATGTGAGCCGCATTCCACGCAGAACGGCTGTGAGCACGACAGGCAATACTCCCACTTCTAGCAGACACAATAGCGTGTCGGGAAAGCGCTTATCGGTGAACGGTTCGAGCTCACGACCTCGAACGCCCACCGGCCTGGTTAGTCCTGCCAGTGGTGTTCCAGCGAG gtTTGGCACGATCCATAGAGCTTCGAGCATTCCAACCCTGACTGGTGTCGGCACACCGATCAG CCGTTCGAGGATCCCCGTATATGTGGGCACGGATATAAAATCCCCACAATCGACGACCAGCAATATTTCCACTCATTCTACGCAAAGCAACTACTCGACGGTTTCTACCGATTCTACCGG AACAAGGACACCGTCCAGTGGATCGAGCACGCCACTGCCGCCTTCTTTGAAGCTATCGAGGAAACCTTCTGGAGCATCGGATACGTCCGTATCGACCACACCGGCCACTAAACGAAAAGGCAAACCAACGCCGATCGACCAACGGGCGCCATTCCGATTGTAG